Proteins co-encoded in one Paracholeplasma morum genomic window:
- a CDS encoding HigA family addiction module antitoxin, whose product MATKLQHIFLDELLIHPGETILEMIQDRNISQKELAIRTGFTEKHISTVINGQKNISAEFAMKLEYALGIPASFWRNLQTNYDLEVVSFNEKHNISEEEKQIAKEVKQTVETLTNQEIKVNNGVDSVYKIRQLLGVSNLTSLAPLNTAQYRAQFAENTSENVMYAWQYLCEKKVENQTDKQLDVEKLANSLELIKNIMHQDATNHISLIQKVLNDCGILFVVEKDVKKAPIKGLTVKTKKDQVMIALTIRGKFVDIFWFTLFHEIGHVINGDYLKNQKHWEKDNRIEKNADEFAANTLIDNKSYKEFIINKDFSMEAIKYLAKTNNVLPAIVIGRLMNDQYIPWSAYQRETYAWVEGE is encoded by the coding sequence ATGGCGACAAAATTACAACATATATTCCTTGATGAATTACTTATTCATCCGGGAGAAACGATACTTGAAATGATTCAAGATAGAAACATATCACAAAAAGAACTGGCGATTAGAACTGGGTTTACAGAGAAACACATTTCTACAGTTATTAATGGACAAAAGAATATATCTGCAGAATTTGCTATGAAATTAGAATATGCACTTGGTATTCCTGCATCATTTTGGCGTAATCTTCAAACGAATTACGATTTAGAAGTAGTTTCTTTTAATGAAAAACACAATATCTCTGAAGAAGAAAAACAAATAGCGAAAGAAGTAAAACAAACTGTGGAAACACTAACAAATCAAGAAATTAAAGTTAATAATGGTGTAGATTCTGTATATAAAATAAGACAGTTATTAGGCGTTAGTAATCTAACATCATTAGCACCACTAAATACAGCACAGTATCGCGCACAATTTGCAGAAAACACAAGTGAAAATGTCATGTATGCTTGGCAATACCTATGCGAGAAAAAAGTAGAGAATCAAACCGATAAACAATTGGATGTTGAAAAACTAGCAAATAGTCTTGAATTAATCAAAAACATAATGCACCAAGATGCAACAAACCATATATCTCTAATTCAGAAGGTTTTAAATGATTGTGGGATATTATTTGTTGTTGAAAAAGATGTAAAAAAAGCTCCAATCAAGGGGCTTACCGTTAAAACAAAGAAAGATCAAGTTATGATTGCATTAACGATTCGTGGTAAGTTTGTTGATATCTTTTGGTTTACATTATTCCATGAAATAGGACACGTTATTAATGGTGATTATTTGAAAAATCAAAAGCATTGGGAAAAAGATAATAGAATAGAAAAAAACGCAGATGAATTTGCTGCAAATACGCTCATAGATAATAAATCATACAAAGAGTTTATTATAAATAAAGATTTCTCAATGGAAGCAATAAAGTACTTAGCAAAGACAAACAATGTTTTACCGGCAATAGTTATTGGCAGACTTATGAATGATCAATACATACCATGGAGTGCCTATCAAAGAGAAACATATGCATGGGTTGAAGGGGAGTAA
- a CDS encoding pyridoxamine 5'-phosphate oxidase family protein, with amino-acid sequence MIKDIKSSGLLDIIKEKYEHDTILLVATAKDNVPNVRSVDSFFYGGSFWIVTDLRANYVKEIKKNPYVMISDAGHNRFWCKASIVGHPLDESNLVIRKVYEKVFHNWYHEVNNEEIDTVCYIKVTPYKGYVHKDKLGYTFDLALDKVTITPITHHIDVKLDPFW; translated from the coding sequence ATGATTAAAGATATTAAGAGTAGTGGCCTTTTGGACATCATCAAAGAAAAGTATGAACATGACACCATTTTGCTAGTAGCAACCGCCAAAGACAACGTGCCTAATGTTAGATCTGTGGATAGTTTTTTTTATGGTGGGTCCTTTTGGATTGTAACGGACTTGCGTGCGAATTATGTTAAAGAGATTAAGAAGAATCCTTATGTGATGATCTCAGATGCTGGCCATAACCGATTTTGGTGTAAGGCAAGCATTGTAGGACATCCACTTGACGAATCCAATTTAGTGATTCGTAAAGTATACGAAAAAGTATTTCATAACTGGTATCATGAGGTGAACAATGAAGAAATTGATACCGTGTGTTATATTAAAGTAACCCCATATAAGGGCTATGTTCATAAAGATAAGCTTGGCTACACATTTGACCTAGCTTTAGATAAGGTGACGATAACTCCGATTACGCACCATATTGATGTAAAATTGGATCCATTTTGGTAG
- a CDS encoding GNAT family N-acetyltransferase, translating into MYTYKKIDLKDVDQLAVDYMNYFNCYEEASWTLDKAKRRLRQLFNREDALGFLMMDKDLVIGFGVGVLTQFDDGLIFELSELLIYKAYQNKGNGSLLIQKLETHAKQQGAFRAQLFAFDDQEHTNFYQHKHQYSIAKNNLIWTKAL; encoded by the coding sequence ATGTATACTTATAAGAAAATAGATTTAAAAGATGTTGACCAATTAGCAGTTGACTATATGAATTACTTTAACTGTTATGAAGAGGCAAGTTGGACATTAGACAAAGCAAAAAGAAGACTAAGACAACTCTTTAATCGAGAAGATGCGCTAGGATTCTTAATGATGGATAAAGACTTAGTAATCGGATTTGGCGTTGGCGTACTCACTCAATTTGATGATGGATTAATCTTTGAACTTAGTGAATTACTCATATATAAAGCCTATCAGAATAAAGGAAATGGGTCTTTATTAATTCAAAAACTTGAAACACATGCCAAACAACAGGGCGCATTTAGAGCTCAGTTGTTTGCGTTTGATGATCAGGAACACACCAATTTTTATCAACATAAACATCAATACAGTATTGCTAAAAACAACCTGATTTGGACCAAAGCATTATAA
- a CDS encoding MmcQ/YjbR family DNA-binding protein translates to MDETALMSSLIEYGNALRGAEVYYREDWECFYFSLLGKNFGLLTNELFTLKNTPTKNTELRETYSYIIPGYHMNKNHWISIKLMENQLTLDELKELIYESYLLVYKGLSKDEKAIIDEMPDRR, encoded by the coding sequence ATGGACGAAACAGCATTAATGTCATCACTTATTGAGTATGGTAACGCCCTTAGAGGCGCAGAAGTCTATTATAGAGAAGACTGGGAGTGCTTTTATTTTTCACTCTTAGGTAAGAACTTTGGACTATTGACGAATGAGCTTTTCACACTCAAGAATACACCAACCAAGAACACTGAGTTAAGAGAAACTTATTCCTATATTATCCCAGGATATCATATGAATAAAAACCACTGGATTTCGATAAAACTTATGGAAAACCAACTGACCCTTGATGAACTCAAGGAACTCATTTATGAATCCTACTTGTTAGTCTATAAAGGGTTAAGTAAAGACGAAAAAGCAATCATCGATGAAATGCCTGATAGAAGGTAA